In Kaistella faecalis, a genomic segment contains:
- the sufC gene encoding Fe-S cluster assembly ATPase SufC, whose protein sequence is MLNINNLHAKIEDGVEILKGINLQINPGEVHAIMGPNGAGKSTLSSVIAGKEDYEVTDGEILFEGNNIIEDAPEDRAHKGIFLSFQYPVEIPGVSVTNFIKAALNETRKAKGLEDMPAKEMLALIRENSEKLGIKRDFLSRSLNEGFSGGEKKRNEIFQMMMLNPKLAILDETDSGLDIDALRIVADGVNSFRNEGNAVLLITHYQRLLDYIQPDFVHVLADGKIIKTGDKNLALELEEKGYDWLLN, encoded by the coding sequence ATGCTAAATATCAATAACTTACACGCTAAAATAGAAGACGGCGTAGAAATTTTAAAAGGAATTAATTTACAGATCAACCCGGGCGAAGTTCACGCGATTATGGGACCGAACGGTGCCGGAAAATCCACACTTTCATCCGTGATTGCCGGAAAAGAAGATTACGAAGTAACTGATGGTGAAATTCTTTTTGAAGGTAACAATATCATTGAAGATGCGCCGGAAGACCGCGCACATAAAGGGATTTTTCTTTCTTTTCAGTATCCTGTAGAAATTCCGGGAGTTTCTGTGACGAACTTTATCAAGGCTGCTCTTAATGAAACCAGAAAAGCTAAAGGTTTGGAAGATATGCCTGCGAAAGAAATGTTGGCACTGATTCGTGAAAACTCAGAAAAACTGGGGATTAAGAGGGATTTTCTTTCAAGATCTTTGAATGAAGGATTCTCAGGAGGGGAGAAAAAAAGAAATGAAATCTTCCAGATGATGATGCTGAATCCAAAATTAGCGATTCTGGATGAGACCGATTCAGGTTTGGATATTGATGCATTAAGAATTGTTGCAGACGGCGTTAATTCTTTCCGAAACGAAGGAAATGCAGTTTTGCTGATTACCCACTACCAAAGACTTTTAGATTATATTCAGCCTGATTTTGTACACGTTTTAGCTGACGGGAAAATCATTAAAACAGGAGATAAAAATCTTGCGCTGGAACTTGAAGAAAAAGGCTACGACTGGCTATTGAATTAG